A region of Toxorhynchites rutilus septentrionalis strain SRP chromosome 1, ASM2978413v1, whole genome shotgun sequence DNA encodes the following proteins:
- the LOC129763371 gene encoding serine-rich adhesin for platelets isoform X3: MNESDEVNICVSPPPPSPPPPSTSNSDYNLKKMGIPDAQSDFNQWLHAMKMVARLPGGMPSEFRRKLWLALSDRYLQTKNIEWDKEAEKCLCDRWGEDDEELGAQIIKDLHRTGSSLCSGPSGTINQAKLKRVLLGYSRFNPEIGYCQGFNMLGALILQVMDKNEADSIKVMILLIEGLLPAGYFCGSLGGLQADMAVFRDILSTKLPRLARHLHKLQGPEGAFEPPLTNVFTMQWFLTLFCTCLPIPSVLRIWDLILIEGSDILLRTALAIWGLLEERILATKTADDFYCKMGALSTDLVNGKMIDGNGLVQRIVDVGPIADIQKLREKHLYGITQLQESAHLRIFYSDDEGESDEDSRLAVTATAWGLRSGRRASLGIPNNIRSACEGKEKINLDISLLKKQYDKLRERQRQAHIILTAAVARHPVPNTQSGNSLQVNQLLIGKNALLSSKGKRLGPPQGSVPPIRSQSNKSNKLPKSGNAKPPKPIETLHWKDMDEKQHKGSIKKKDVRNPTAKDDIDALKRESPKLTKSSSASSAISNISETTTSSIGPKLRSESSSYSEESDDSSSTSTSLCDDENQLLSTSSLEASPMKRRLTPDSIKEVPDEEQLVVTTENSSFSNFSLLVDTQRSEPTLPDIAEESFSETQNSSTEMPFSVKTDGMKTEDSKIPPEISTIGPTELMSNPNKSLSIAITSTSQLSPIPDISHYVSLYTISPLKTPSSIIDYSDYLNNIPSENTITANAQGTDIKDAISFNVSDEGVTNQLFERMNAADRPNKLDLNIAEDRKASESLIDTTEYILDHSDNTSKLENYSFTNLSNRSSMTSPFALEPPVRSIIQQNSPPLPASSDISFIPSEMTPIIHTVTRQYQIADVPTPPSKETPDDVEQYLVTRMKFMKEKSFSMDDPSKYIDIHPEDISKRSASEGLVSTDINMYKSSKMSEIIKENSLILDRIIRKTILPDEVELEETKLMSTIIELQPKTKASQEAVKVLDDFTTKTEFAIFTQNNLQSMEITAKPANPADISSDEGLLPSSKKCCVDSDANSKSKISIDCTSEPFPPKADQGKMYSSSSNKISSSNENIETMESSDETISKTDLIIRRTEEQLARFKEPEPTYYVRSENFREIIVPAEEEEFQEKHNTKNVLTEPVFSVGSTDTKMSQVALTQKCPEIEPSKALDNTVNTIDKKDGRKTTVNEELREPLIFTEIDIRKTTPSKTDELIKKTEEQLARFRTHDKKVLEKLEKRLSLIDFKLDETLPNSEQTIERRSSSKAEEVIKKSEEQISRLKIESSFITKKSPTRLNIDDSTNEGKLMVCSSKTEEIIKKTDEQLARFKAAAESNAEKRKSRHEIDELLQQKAFCSDAMVYSSSDNSLDNISIRDPEEAIIVKHAQAEIMKAIKIPEDVKSSKTDAIIKRIEVGKLKLGDDYITTIKTIDYLKQSNANLSATLSSIESSIKAIDGLCEHDSEIQSNRINDTINNLEKSFKQFDQINSKTPVVMIHDFSTSPPGGRCRPACSNRPSRSRKRKEYSPRHKKEKDHDDRGCINLHTENSSEYSSDNQSVDKESMKSYTFYSYYSTSPPITPRLVSPENLPLECTENTHPSTSKSISKDTCTQQKDTQVIKFDKSPSSPIISKSYLESLKPATPIASGRTTRSAENSPPFHPQQTTAFHPSAPHFLSKHGGLLRQKSSNESDHSHVKSCDNILLRFDYKNISAIAASYPVSSALLPSPTKFRSLDFNNDPALSLSPASTPNKTLN; encoded by the exons ATGAACG AATCAGACGAAGTGAACAtttgcgtttcaccaccaccgCCGTCACCTCCGCCGCCATCGACATCAAACTCagactataatttgaaaaagaTGGGAATTCCTGATGCTCAATCGGATTTCAACCAATGGCTCCATGCCATGAAAATGGTGGCGCGACTTCCTGGTGGCATGCCATCGGAGTTCCGCCGGAAG CTATGGTTAGCCTTATCGGATCGCTATCTGCAGACCAAAAACATAGAATGGGACAAAGAAGCAGAGAAATGTTTATGTGATCGCTGGGGTGAAGACGATGAAGAACTTGGTGCTCAAATTATAAAG GATCTACATCGAACTGGTTCTAGCTTGTGCTCGGGTCCGTCTGGAACAATCAACCAAGCGAAATTGAAACGTGTTCTGCTTGGGTATTCAAGATTCAATCCAGAAATAGGATATTGTCAGGGATTCAATATGCTTGGAGCATTGATTCTACAAGTCATGGACAAAAACGAAGCAGATTCAATCAAAGTAATGATTCTGCTTATAGAGGGATTACTCCCAGCTGGTTATTTCTGCGGTTCCTTAGGCGGTTTACAAGCGGATATGGCGGTTTTCAGGGATATATTAAGCACAAAGTTGCCAAGATTGGCCCGCCACTTACACAAGCTACAAGGTCCAGAAGGAGCTTTCGAACCACCATTaacaaatgtcttcacaatgcAATGGTTCCTCACACTTTTCTGCACTTGCCTACCCATACCTTCGGTTTTGCGAATTTGGGATCTAATTTTAATTGAAGGCAGTGATATTCTACTACGAACCGCTTTGGCGATCTGGGGTCTTCTGGAAGA GAGAATTTTGGCAACCAAAACAGCGGATGATTTTTATTGCAAGATGGGAGCTCTGTCAACAGATTTGGTGAATGGCAAGATGATTGACGGCAATGGACTTGTTCAAAGAATTGTTGATGTCGGACCCATAGCAGACATACAGAAATTACGCGAGAAACATCTGTACGGTATCACCCAGCTGCAGGAATCGGCTCATCTCAG GATATTCTACTCGGACGATGAAGGAGAATCCGATGAGGATTCCCGTTTGGCAGTCACAGCAACCGCGTGGGGCCTTCGCTCTGGCAGAAGAGCCTCTCTCGGTATCCCAAATAACATCCGAAGTGCTTGCGAGGGAAAAGAAAAAATCAATCTCGATATTTCACTGCTCAAAAAGCAATATGACAAACTGAGAGAACGACAACGACAGGCACACATAATATTAACGGCTGCTGTAGCTAGACATCCAGTTCCCAATACGCAAAGTGGTAACTCATTGCAGGTCAATCAATTACTAATAGGCAAAAATGCTCTGCTCAGTAGTAAAGGAAAACGACTGGGACCACCACAAGGTTCTGTCCCTCCGATTAGATCACAGTCCAACAAGTCCAACAAGCTACCCAAATCGGGAAACGCTAAACCGCCCAAGCCAATAGAAACGTTACACTGGAAAGATATGGATGAGAAACAACACAAGGGAAGCATAAAGAAGAAAGACGTTAGGAATCCGACCGCCAAGGATGACATAGATGCATTGAAAAg GGAATCTCCGAAACTTACGAAATCATCTAGCGCCTCATCAGCTATTAGTAACATATCTGAAACAACGACCTCTTCGATCGGTCCTAAACTACGGAGCGAATCATCGTCTTACAGTGAAGAATCCGATGATAGCTCGAGTACCAGCACATCCCTTTGCGACGACGAAAATCAGTTACTAAGTACTTCTTCGCTCGAGGCCTCACCAATGAAACGACGACTAACACCTGACAGTATCAAAGAAGTGCCTGATGAAGAACAGTTGGTTGTGACTAccgaaaattcaagtttttctaatttttcattACTAGTTGACACCCAACGTAGTGAGCCAACTCTACCGGACATAGCAGAGGAAAGTTTTTCAGAAACACAAAACAGCTCTACTGAAATGCCTTTTTCTGTAAAAACAGATGGAATGAAGACAGAAGATTCCAAAATACCTCCTGAAATTTCAACCATCGGGCCAACAGAACTGATGTCAAATCCAAATAAATCGCTTTCAATTGCCATAACTAGTACCAGTCAGCTATCTCCGATTCCAGATATCAGTCATTATGTCAGCTTGTACACAATAAGCCCATTGAAAACTCCATCATCAATTATTGATTATTCTGACTACCTTAACAATATTCCTAGCGAAAATACAATCACGGCGAATGCTCAAGGCACCGACATTAAAGACGCAATATCATTCAATGTAAGTGACGAAGGAGTCACCAATCAGTTATTCGAAAGAATGAATGCAGCCGACCGACCTAACAAGTTAGATTTAAACATAGCTGAGGACCGAAAGGCTAGCGAATCGCTAATCGATACTACCGAATATATACTAGATCATAGCGATAATACATCAAAGCTTGAAAACTACAGCTTCACAAATTTATCCAACAGATCTTCAATGACTTCACCCTTCGCTCTGGAGCCGCCTGTCAGATCAATTATACAGCAAAATTCACCTCCTTTACCAGCTAGTAGTGATATTTCATTCATACCGTCTGAGATGACACCGATCATTCACACAGTTACTAGACAATATCAGATTGCAGATGTTCCTACTCCACCTTCGAAAGAAACTCCGGACGACGTGGAGCAATATTTAGTAACCCGCATGAAATTTATGAAAGAAAAGTCTTTCTCCATGGACGATCCTTCTAAATACATTGATATACACCCAGAAGATATTTCAAAACGCTCTGCGTCGGAAGGATTAGTGTCGACTGACATAAATATGTATAAAAGCAGTAAAATGTCTgaaattatcaaagaaaattcgttaatattGGACCGAATCATAAGAAAAACAATTCTACCAGATGAAGTGGAACTAGAGGAAACAAAACTAATGAGCACGATTATCGAATTGCAACCAAAAACAAAAGCTTCACAAGAGGCAGTCAAAGTATTGGATGACTTCACAACCAAGACTGAATTTGCTATATTCACTCAAAATAATTTGCAAAGTATGGAAATAACAGCGAAACCAGCAAACCCCGCTGATATCTCATCCGATGAAGGGCTACTTCCTTCAAGTAAAAAATGCTGCGTTGATTCAGATGCTAATTCGAAGAGTAAAATCTCTATAGATTGTACATCTGAGCCGTTTCCACCTAAAGCTGACCAGGGAAAAATGTATTCATCCAGCTCAAATAAGATTTCATCCAGTAATGAAAACATCGAAACAATGGAATCGTCGGATGAAACTATATCAAAAACTGATCTCATAATAAGAAGAACTGAGGAACAGTTGGCCAGGTTCAAAGAACCCGAACCGACATATTATGTTCGGAGCGAAAATTTCCGAGAAATTATCGTACCTGCAGAGGAAGAGGAATTTCAAGAGAAACATAACACTAAGAATGTTCTAACTGAACCGGTATTCAGTGTTGGCAGCACTGACACAAAAATGTCTCAAGTGGCTCTTACCCAAAAATGTCCTGAAATAGAACCATCGAAAGCTCTCGATAACACTGTAAACACTATAGACAAAAAGGATGGTAGGAAAACAACTGTTAACGAAGAGCTTCGCGAACCACTAATATTCACTGAAATTGATATCAGAAAAACGACTCCATCAAAAACGGATGAGCTAATTAAAAAAACTGAAGAGCAACTAGCCCGCTTTCGAACTCACGACAAGAAAGTGCTTGAGAAACTGGAGAAAAGACTGTCTTTGATCGATTTCAAACTCGACGAAACGCTTCCTAATTCCGAGCAAACAATCGAACGAAGATCGTCTAGTAAGGCCgaagaagtaataaaaaaatctgAGGAGCAAATATCACGCCTAAAAATAGAAAGTTCTTTTATAACTAAAAAATCTCCAACTCGTTTGAATATTGACGACTCGACCAATGAGGGGAAGTTGATGGTCTGTTCGTCCAAGACCGAAGAAATAATCAAGAAAACCGATGAACAACTAGCCAGGTTCAAAGCTGCCGCAGAGAGTAATGCAGAGAAAAGAAAGAGTCGCCATGAAATAGATGAACTACTACAGCAGAAAGCCTTCTGTTCTGATGCGATGGTGTACAGTTCTTCTGATAATAGTCTGGATAACATTTCTATTAGAGATCCAGAAGAAGCGATAATCGTAAAGCATGCTCAAGCTGAAATCATGAAAGCTATTAAAATTCCCGAAGATGTCAAAAGTTCTAAGACCGATGCTATTATCAAAAGAATCGAAGTAGGGAAACTGAAACTCGGTGATGATTATATTACGACTATCAAAACTATTGATTACCTTAAGCAATCGAATGCTAATCTATCCGCCACACTTTCATCGATAGAGAGTTCAATTAAAGCTATCGACGGGTTATGCGAACATGACTCGGAGATTCAATCCAATCGGATAAATGATACTATAAACAATCTCGAAAAATCGTTTAAACAATTTGATCAAATAAACTCAAAGACACCTGTTGTAATGATTCATGATTTCTCAACAAGCCCACCTGGAGGACGTTGCAGACCAGCTTGTTCCAACAGACCAAGTCGATCCCGTAAAAGAAAAGAATATTCGCCACGCCATAAAAAAGAGAAAGATCATGATGACCGGGGATGCATAAATCTACATACAGAAAATAGTAGCGAGTATTCATCAGATAATCAGTCTGTGGATAAAGAGTCTATGAAAAGTTACACATTCTACTCATACTACAGCACTTCACCACCAATCACTCCAAGATTAGTTTCACCAGAGAACCTGCCTTTGGAATGCACTGAAAATACTCATCCATCAACCTCCAAAAGCATATCCAAGGATACATGCACTCAACAAAAGGACACGCAAGTAATTAAATTTGACAAGTCACCTTCGTCGCCCATTATCAGTAAATCGTACTTGGAATCACTGAAACCAGCAACTCCAATTGCATCAGGACGTACGACACGTTCGGCGGAGAATTCGCCACCTTTTCATCCCCAACAAACCACAGCATTCCATCCAAGTGCACCACATTTCCTAAGTAAACATGGTGGTCTACTTCGTCAGAAATCAAGCAACGAGAGTGATCACTCGCACGTCAAGAGTTGTGACAACATTCTATTGCGATtcgactacaaaaatatatcagCGATCGCAGCTAGCTATCCAGTTTCTAGTGCCCTGTTACCATCGCCAACGAAATTTCGTAGTCTGGATTTCAACAACGACCCTGCGCTTAGTCTCAGCCCTGCCTCTACGCCAAACAAAACATTGAACTAG
- the LOC129763371 gene encoding serine-rich adhesin for platelets isoform X5 — translation MGIPDAQSDFNQWLHAMKMVARLPGGMPSEFRRKLWLALSDRYLQTKNIEWDKEAEKCLCDRWGEDDEELGAQIIKDLHRTGSSLCSGPSGTINQAKLKRVLLGYSRFNPEIGYCQGFNMLGALILQVMDKNEADSIKVMILLIEGLLPAGYFCGSLGGLQADMAVFRDILSTKLPRLARHLHKLQGPEGAFEPPLTNVFTMQWFLTLFCTCLPIPSVLRIWDLILIEGSDILLRTALAIWGLLEERILATKTADDFYCKMGALSTDLVNGKMIDGNGLVQRIVDVGPIADIQKLREKHLYGITQLQESAHLRIFYSDDEGESDEDSRLAVTATAWGLRSGRRASLGIPNNIRSACEGKEKINLDISLLKKQYDKLRERQRQAHIILTAAVARHPVPNTQSGNSLQVNQLLIGKNALLSSKGKRLGPPQGSVPPIRSQSNKSNKLPKSGNAKPPKPIETLHWKDMDEKQHKGSIKKKDVRNPTAKDDIDALKRESPKLTKSSSASSAISNISETTTSSIGPKLRSESSSYSEESDDSSSTSTSLCDDENQLLSTSSLEASPMKRRLTPDSIKEVPDEEQLVVTTENSSFSNFSLLVDTQRSEPTLPDIAEESFSETQNSSTEMPFSVKTDGMKTEDSKIPPEISTIGPTELMSNPNKSLSIAITSTSQLSPIPDISHYVSLYTISPLKTPSSIIDYSDYLNNIPSENTITANAQGTDIKDAISFNVSDEGVTNQLFERMNAADRPNKLDLNIAEDRKASESLIDTTEYILDHSDNTSKLENYSFTNLSNRSSMTSPFALEPPVRSIIQQNSPPLPASSDISFIPSEMTPIIHTVTRQYQIADVPTPPSKETPDDVEQYLVTRMKFMKEKSFSMDDPSKYIDIHPEDISKRSASEGLVSTDINMYKSSKMSEIIKENSLILDRIIRKTILPDEVELEETKLMSTIIELQPKTKASQEAVKVLDDFTTKTEFAIFTQNNLQSMEITAKPANPADISSDEGLLPSSKKCCVDSDANSKSKISIDCTSEPFPPKADQGKMYSSSSNKISSSNENIETMESSDETISKTDLIIRRTEEQLARFKEPEPTYYVRSENFREIIVPAEEEEFQEKHNTKNVLTEPVFSVGSTDTKMSQVALTQKCPEIEPSKALDNTVNTIDKKDGRKTTVNEELREPLIFTEIDIRKTTPSKTDELIKKTEEQLARFRTHDKKVLEKLEKRLSLIDFKLDETLPNSEQTIERRSSSKAEEVIKKSEEQISRLKIESSFITKKSPTRLNIDDSTNEGKLMVCSSKTEEIIKKTDEQLARFKAAAESNAEKRKSRHEIDELLQQKAFCSDAMVYSSSDNSLDNISIRDPEEAIIVKHAQAEIMKAIKIPEDVKSSKTDAIIKRIEVGKLKLGDDYITTIKTIDYLKQSNANLSATLSSIESSIKAIDGLCEHDSEIQSNRINDTINNLEKSFKQFDQINSKTPVVMIHDFSTSPPGGRCRPACSNRPSRSRKRKEYSPRHKKEKDHDDRGCINLHTENSSEYSSDNQSVDKESMKSYTFYSYYSTSPPITPRLVSPENLPLECTENTHPSTSKSISKDTCTQQKDTQVIKFDKSPSSPIISKSYLESLKPATPIASGRTTRSAENSPPFHPQQTTAFHPSAPHFLSKHGGLLRQKSSNESDHSHVKSCDNILLRFDYKNISAIAASYPVSSALLPSPTKFRSLDFNNDPALSLSPASTPNKTLN, via the exons aTGGGAATTCCTGATGCTCAATCGGATTTCAACCAATGGCTCCATGCCATGAAAATGGTGGCGCGACTTCCTGGTGGCATGCCATCGGAGTTCCGCCGGAAG CTATGGTTAGCCTTATCGGATCGCTATCTGCAGACCAAAAACATAGAATGGGACAAAGAAGCAGAGAAATGTTTATGTGATCGCTGGGGTGAAGACGATGAAGAACTTGGTGCTCAAATTATAAAG GATCTACATCGAACTGGTTCTAGCTTGTGCTCGGGTCCGTCTGGAACAATCAACCAAGCGAAATTGAAACGTGTTCTGCTTGGGTATTCAAGATTCAATCCAGAAATAGGATATTGTCAGGGATTCAATATGCTTGGAGCATTGATTCTACAAGTCATGGACAAAAACGAAGCAGATTCAATCAAAGTAATGATTCTGCTTATAGAGGGATTACTCCCAGCTGGTTATTTCTGCGGTTCCTTAGGCGGTTTACAAGCGGATATGGCGGTTTTCAGGGATATATTAAGCACAAAGTTGCCAAGATTGGCCCGCCACTTACACAAGCTACAAGGTCCAGAAGGAGCTTTCGAACCACCATTaacaaatgtcttcacaatgcAATGGTTCCTCACACTTTTCTGCACTTGCCTACCCATACCTTCGGTTTTGCGAATTTGGGATCTAATTTTAATTGAAGGCAGTGATATTCTACTACGAACCGCTTTGGCGATCTGGGGTCTTCTGGAAGA GAGAATTTTGGCAACCAAAACAGCGGATGATTTTTATTGCAAGATGGGAGCTCTGTCAACAGATTTGGTGAATGGCAAGATGATTGACGGCAATGGACTTGTTCAAAGAATTGTTGATGTCGGACCCATAGCAGACATACAGAAATTACGCGAGAAACATCTGTACGGTATCACCCAGCTGCAGGAATCGGCTCATCTCAG GATATTCTACTCGGACGATGAAGGAGAATCCGATGAGGATTCCCGTTTGGCAGTCACAGCAACCGCGTGGGGCCTTCGCTCTGGCAGAAGAGCCTCTCTCGGTATCCCAAATAACATCCGAAGTGCTTGCGAGGGAAAAGAAAAAATCAATCTCGATATTTCACTGCTCAAAAAGCAATATGACAAACTGAGAGAACGACAACGACAGGCACACATAATATTAACGGCTGCTGTAGCTAGACATCCAGTTCCCAATACGCAAAGTGGTAACTCATTGCAGGTCAATCAATTACTAATAGGCAAAAATGCTCTGCTCAGTAGTAAAGGAAAACGACTGGGACCACCACAAGGTTCTGTCCCTCCGATTAGATCACAGTCCAACAAGTCCAACAAGCTACCCAAATCGGGAAACGCTAAACCGCCCAAGCCAATAGAAACGTTACACTGGAAAGATATGGATGAGAAACAACACAAGGGAAGCATAAAGAAGAAAGACGTTAGGAATCCGACCGCCAAGGATGACATAGATGCATTGAAAAg GGAATCTCCGAAACTTACGAAATCATCTAGCGCCTCATCAGCTATTAGTAACATATCTGAAACAACGACCTCTTCGATCGGTCCTAAACTACGGAGCGAATCATCGTCTTACAGTGAAGAATCCGATGATAGCTCGAGTACCAGCACATCCCTTTGCGACGACGAAAATCAGTTACTAAGTACTTCTTCGCTCGAGGCCTCACCAATGAAACGACGACTAACACCTGACAGTATCAAAGAAGTGCCTGATGAAGAACAGTTGGTTGTGACTAccgaaaattcaagtttttctaatttttcattACTAGTTGACACCCAACGTAGTGAGCCAACTCTACCGGACATAGCAGAGGAAAGTTTTTCAGAAACACAAAACAGCTCTACTGAAATGCCTTTTTCTGTAAAAACAGATGGAATGAAGACAGAAGATTCCAAAATACCTCCTGAAATTTCAACCATCGGGCCAACAGAACTGATGTCAAATCCAAATAAATCGCTTTCAATTGCCATAACTAGTACCAGTCAGCTATCTCCGATTCCAGATATCAGTCATTATGTCAGCTTGTACACAATAAGCCCATTGAAAACTCCATCATCAATTATTGATTATTCTGACTACCTTAACAATATTCCTAGCGAAAATACAATCACGGCGAATGCTCAAGGCACCGACATTAAAGACGCAATATCATTCAATGTAAGTGACGAAGGAGTCACCAATCAGTTATTCGAAAGAATGAATGCAGCCGACCGACCTAACAAGTTAGATTTAAACATAGCTGAGGACCGAAAGGCTAGCGAATCGCTAATCGATACTACCGAATATATACTAGATCATAGCGATAATACATCAAAGCTTGAAAACTACAGCTTCACAAATTTATCCAACAGATCTTCAATGACTTCACCCTTCGCTCTGGAGCCGCCTGTCAGATCAATTATACAGCAAAATTCACCTCCTTTACCAGCTAGTAGTGATATTTCATTCATACCGTCTGAGATGACACCGATCATTCACACAGTTACTAGACAATATCAGATTGCAGATGTTCCTACTCCACCTTCGAAAGAAACTCCGGACGACGTGGAGCAATATTTAGTAACCCGCATGAAATTTATGAAAGAAAAGTCTTTCTCCATGGACGATCCTTCTAAATACATTGATATACACCCAGAAGATATTTCAAAACGCTCTGCGTCGGAAGGATTAGTGTCGACTGACATAAATATGTATAAAAGCAGTAAAATGTCTgaaattatcaaagaaaattcgttaatattGGACCGAATCATAAGAAAAACAATTCTACCAGATGAAGTGGAACTAGAGGAAACAAAACTAATGAGCACGATTATCGAATTGCAACCAAAAACAAAAGCTTCACAAGAGGCAGTCAAAGTATTGGATGACTTCACAACCAAGACTGAATTTGCTATATTCACTCAAAATAATTTGCAAAGTATGGAAATAACAGCGAAACCAGCAAACCCCGCTGATATCTCATCCGATGAAGGGCTACTTCCTTCAAGTAAAAAATGCTGCGTTGATTCAGATGCTAATTCGAAGAGTAAAATCTCTATAGATTGTACATCTGAGCCGTTTCCACCTAAAGCTGACCAGGGAAAAATGTATTCATCCAGCTCAAATAAGATTTCATCCAGTAATGAAAACATCGAAACAATGGAATCGTCGGATGAAACTATATCAAAAACTGATCTCATAATAAGAAGAACTGAGGAACAGTTGGCCAGGTTCAAAGAACCCGAACCGACATATTATGTTCGGAGCGAAAATTTCCGAGAAATTATCGTACCTGCAGAGGAAGAGGAATTTCAAGAGAAACATAACACTAAGAATGTTCTAACTGAACCGGTATTCAGTGTTGGCAGCACTGACACAAAAATGTCTCAAGTGGCTCTTACCCAAAAATGTCCTGAAATAGAACCATCGAAAGCTCTCGATAACACTGTAAACACTATAGACAAAAAGGATGGTAGGAAAACAACTGTTAACGAAGAGCTTCGCGAACCACTAATATTCACTGAAATTGATATCAGAAAAACGACTCCATCAAAAACGGATGAGCTAATTAAAAAAACTGAAGAGCAACTAGCCCGCTTTCGAACTCACGACAAGAAAGTGCTTGAGAAACTGGAGAAAAGACTGTCTTTGATCGATTTCAAACTCGACGAAACGCTTCCTAATTCCGAGCAAACAATCGAACGAAGATCGTCTAGTAAGGCCgaagaagtaataaaaaaatctgAGGAGCAAATATCACGCCTAAAAATAGAAAGTTCTTTTATAACTAAAAAATCTCCAACTCGTTTGAATATTGACGACTCGACCAATGAGGGGAAGTTGATGGTCTGTTCGTCCAAGACCGAAGAAATAATCAAGAAAACCGATGAACAACTAGCCAGGTTCAAAGCTGCCGCAGAGAGTAATGCAGAGAAAAGAAAGAGTCGCCATGAAATAGATGAACTACTACAGCAGAAAGCCTTCTGTTCTGATGCGATGGTGTACAGTTCTTCTGATAATAGTCTGGATAACATTTCTATTAGAGATCCAGAAGAAGCGATAATCGTAAAGCATGCTCAAGCTGAAATCATGAAAGCTATTAAAATTCCCGAAGATGTCAAAAGTTCTAAGACCGATGCTATTATCAAAAGAATCGAAGTAGGGAAACTGAAACTCGGTGATGATTATATTACGACTATCAAAACTATTGATTACCTTAAGCAATCGAATGCTAATCTATCCGCCACACTTTCATCGATAGAGAGTTCAATTAAAGCTATCGACGGGTTATGCGAACATGACTCGGAGATTCAATCCAATCGGATAAATGATACTATAAACAATCTCGAAAAATCGTTTAAACAATTTGATCAAATAAACTCAAAGACACCTGTTGTAATGATTCATGATTTCTCAACAAGCCCACCTGGAGGACGTTGCAGACCAGCTTGTTCCAACAGACCAAGTCGATCCCGTAAAAGAAAAGAATATTCGCCACGCCATAAAAAAGAGAAAGATCATGATGACCGGGGATGCATAAATCTACATACAGAAAATAGTAGCGAGTATTCATCAGATAATCAGTCTGTGGATAAAGAGTCTATGAAAAGTTACACATTCTACTCATACTACAGCACTTCACCACCAATCACTCCAAGATTAGTTTCACCAGAGAACCTGCCTTTGGAATGCACTGAAAATACTCATCCATCAACCTCCAAAAGCATATCCAAGGATACATGCACTCAACAAAAGGACACGCAAGTAATTAAATTTGACAAGTCACCTTCGTCGCCCATTATCAGTAAATCGTACTTGGAATCACTGAAACCAGCAACTCCAATTGCATCAGGACGTACGACACGTTCGGCGGAGAATTCGCCACCTTTTCATCCCCAACAAACCACAGCATTCCATCCAAGTGCACCACATTTCCTAAGTAAACATGGTGGTCTACTTCGTCAGAAATCAAGCAACGAGAGTGATCACTCGCACGTCAAGAGTTGTGACAACATTCTATTGCGATtcgactacaaaaatatatcagCGATCGCAGCTAGCTATCCAGTTTCTAGTGCCCTGTTACCATCGCCAACGAAATTTCGTAGTCTGGATTTCAACAACGACCCTGCGCTTAGTCTCAGCCCTGCCTCTACGCCAAACAAAACATTGAACTAG